The DNA segment GATTGCCCCGAGGCGCTCGGCGTCAAAGACAACGCCGTAGCGAACGCGCGGGGGCGAGCGCTCGTCGCTGACGCGGTTGTGGCGCAGCCGGTGCCCGGCGCTGGTGTTGCCGACGCCGTCGATCATGAAGCGAAAGGCCGCGCCTACCGGGTGGCGCCCGTCGAGCCAGCGCTCGGAGAGGTTGAGGTTACGGAAGACGTTGTCGGACGCGGTCAGTCGTTGCGGCACTCTGACATTGCTCAGGCTGAAGTCGGTGATCACGACGCCGTCGCCGCCGCAATCGCTGATATCGTTGCCGTGCAAGGAGATGTCGGAGACATCGCCGGAGAGCTGTACTGCGATGCTGCCCGCAGCCTGCTCGCAGTCGATACGGTTGTGCGCCAGCGTCAGATGTGTGACCGGCGCCGCGCCGTTGACGTATACACCCACCGGCGGCTGCGCGTGCGAGCGCCGGCCGAGGGTGATGAGGTTGTCGGACACCAAGAGGTTGCGGCTGCCGGCGCGCTCGCCCGGGGCGCGCGGCGGGGTGATCACCACGCAGCCACTGGCCCTCGAGTCGAGCTGACAGCCGCTGATGACGTTGCCGACCACCGCGGTGTCACTCGAACTCACCGCGACCCCGGCCGCCCGGTTGATACTCAGGGTATTGCCGCTGATGGTGACCGCGCGCATCTCGGTGTCGGCGAGTCCGCCGCTGGCGTTGTCGCTGACGATACCGCCGGTATCGGTACAAGTATTGCCGCTGATGGTGGTGCGGCCGCTGTCGCCGGCGTTCTGGCCTTCGAGCGCGATGCAGGGACCGCGCACGTGGCTGATGGTGTTGCCGGTGATGGTGTTTTCGCTCGCCCCGCCGGCGGCCGCGGCGATGCCGAACATCTCGCCGTAGTCGCCGCCGGCAATGATGTTGTTGGCGATCACCGTTCGGGTTTGGCGCGCAGCGGCGATGGCGTCGGAAAAGGGCGCGTTGCGAGCGACGTTGATGGCGTTGCCGACGCCGCGCCCGGGCAAAAGCTGGCCGCGATCGTCGCTCTGCGCCCGCCCGCGGTTGCGCTCGATGCGATTGCCTTCGATACGCACGTCCGAGCAACTCAGCGCCCCCAAGCCGCCCCGCAAATTGTTGCCGATGCGCAAACCGCGCAGCGTCAGACCGTCGGTGGCCCAAGCGAAGACGGCATAGTTGCGCAGGTCGTCCGGCGGCGGCGCGCTGGCGGTCTCGATCTGGCCAGTCATGTCCCAGCTGCAGTTCTCGATCGCGACGTCGTAAAGGCGATGGCGGCCGGCGTTGTCGCCGGTGCCACCCGGCGCCGCCAGAATGGCCGGGTTGACCAGCACCGCCGCCTGATCGAAACCGTGAGTGACATGAATCGTCGCCGGGGCCATGCATGCCAGCGTCACCGCCGGACGATTTATGACGATCATGGTCGCCTGCTCGTAGTCGCCCGGCGCGATCTCGATGCGTTGGGCACGCGACGGCAGCTGCTCGCCGTCTTGGCGAAGCGCGGCCAACACGTGCACCGCGCCCGGCGCCAACCCACGCACTTGCAAGCGCTCGCGATCGGGGCCACTGGCTGCGAAAACACCGTAGCTCAGACCCGGCTCAGCCGGCACTGTCACGCGCACACCTTGTCGCGCCGCAACACGCACCTCTTGCACTGCCCCGAGTTTGACCAAGCGCTCGCCGGCGTAGCCAGCAACAATAACGCGGACCGTGACCGGGGCTCCAGGGCCGTTCGGGTAGTAAGGCACCTCGCCGAGGCGGCGGTTGAAGAACTCCGTCGCGTCGATCAAGCGCACGCTCGTCTCAGGTGCGACCTCTTGCGCTTGCAGGCTCTCGCCGCCAGGCGGGCCGGCGTAAACGCTATACGTGGCCACCGGCGACATCGCCAGCGGCAGGGATATTTCGAGCGCCTCGCCCGCACCGATAAGTACGCCTTGCGGCTCGCCGACCGCCACCGTTTCACCATTAACCGCCACGCCGGCCACCACCACGCTGTACTCGCCGGGATTCAGGGCGGTCACCATCTTCGGCACGGCGCGCGCCTTTACACCGGCTGGCAGCGGCGCAATCAGCATTCCGCCAACCACGTCAACTGCGGCATCGGGAATCAGCACGGCCGGGGCTTGCGCCAACGCCTGATTCACCGCCGCACCCAGATCGTCTCCGGCGCGCACGGGATCGATAACCGTCACCCCGGCCGGCGCGATACCGTGGGCCAACATCGCAGCCGCCATCGTCACTAAACGCAACCTCGTACTCATAGGCGCCCGGCTACCGCTCTTCATGCCAGCACTCGATACATCCAGCCACCGAGCCAGCGCGTCACCGCCAGCGGCAGGTGTCGCCACACGGCGCGAATCGCGCGCAACCGCGCGGAGTCCTCGGACTGCGCACCGACACCGGTCACGCGCGGGAAATAATAGTACGGCAACGGCTGCGCCACTGCGCCCCAACTGCGTTTGAAGCGCGCCAGGCCGGCGTTCTCGCGCACCGTCTTGCCCAGGTCGAGCGCGGCCAGGTCTGCGCTCTTCGCCCACGCGATCGCGCGCCACAGCACGAGGCTGTTCGGTTGCACCTCGAGGCGGCGCGGATCGGCGGCACTGAACTTGTAGTAGAGGCAGGCGCCAAAGCGCAGGAACACGGCACTAGCAATCGCCCGCCCGCCGTGGCGTGCAGTCACGACAAAGCCGGCGTCACGCGCGAGGAACTCCCGCCCCAGTAGCTCGAAGAAGCGCCACGACTGTACCGGCACGCCCAGCCTGCGGCGCGTGATTTGGTGCAGCCGGTAGAACTCCCGCAGAGCCGGCAGGTCGGCGGCCTGGGCGACGCTGACGCCCGCGCGCAAGGCCCGCTTGCGTCCCCACCTGACCGAGTCCGAGAACGCCCGCTCGAGCAGGTGCAGCGGGCGCTCGAGCGACAGGAGATACGAATCATTGTGCAGCGTCTCCGCCAACTGTGTGCGCGCGCTGTCTGCCAGCGCTCCACGCACCTCCAGGGCACGCCAGTTGCGCTCGCCGGCGTCGCGCAGGGCCGCAGCCAACAGCGCACTGACGGCATTCGCTCCACCCACCGGGCCGCCGGCATCGGAAAACGGCAGCGACACCCAACGCCGGCCGCGCCATAAGCCACCGAGTTCGAACCCGGGCAGGCCGCCGATCACCTTGCCCTGCGCGCTCGCAACGTAATAGCGCGGCGCGAACCCGTAAGTCGCCGCGATCACCCGCGCCCAAGCCTGCGAGTGATACAGCGCCGCGCCCGGCAGGGCTTCGACCGCAAGCCAGCGGCTGTCGCCGAGCGGATCGATGACCTCAACGCTAATCATGCGGCCCGCGGCGGACGAACTGGCGACAGAACAGCTCGAGCGTAAGCAACGCCAAGATCTGCCGTTCGTAGTTCTCCTCTCCGACAGCGTGCGCCTGCAAGATCGCTTCGACGCCGTCGAGGGCAAAGTAAGCTCGCCAGGCAGCATTCGGCGCCAGCAGCGTGTCACGCACGTAGTCGCGCAGTTCGGCGCGGAACCAGCGTGCCGTCGGTACGCCGAAGCCCAGCTTGCGCCGGCGCACGATGTGCTCGGGCAGCCATGCCATCACTGCTTGTTTGTGGATGTACTTGCGCACCATGCCCTTGAGCTTCAGCGCCGCCGGCACGCTTTCCGCCACCTGCATCAAGTCCAGGTCGAGAAACGGTACGCGGGCTTCGAGCGACCAGGCCATGGTCATCTTATCACCGTAGAGCAACAGGTCGTCGGCCAGCGACAGCCGAGCATCGATGTACATCAGCTGCGACAGCGGATCGAGAGCCCGCACCCCCGCGCGCCAGCGCTCGATCGGTGCCAGCAGCTGCGCCGGCGACAGCCGTGAGGGCTCGCCCCACAGCCGCGCCATCATCGGCGCCGGCAGCAGCGCGTAGAGCGCGAGGAAGCGGGTGGCATCGTCGGCGTTGCCGAGCGAGCGCACCGCACGCTTGAGCCGCTCTTGCCCCGGCAACCGCTCCACCAGCGGCGTCACCAAAAGCTGGCGCAAGCAGGCCGGCAGCCGGCGGTACCACACGCCGTAGCGCTCGCCGAGGTAGCGATGGTAGCCGCCGAAGGGCTCGTCCGCCCCCTGGCCGGTGAGTACGACTTTGACCTGCGTGGCGGCCAGACGCGCCAGCACGAACAGCGGCACGATCGAGGTGGTGGTGGTCGGCTCTTCGAGATGCCGAATGCACGCGGGCAACGCCTCGGCAAACTCGCGCGCTGACAGCGTTACTTCGTGGTGCTCCGTGCCCAGCCAAGCGGCAACCTCGCGCGCTGCACCGAGCTCACTCAGCGGTTCGTCGCCGGCAAAGCCGACGCAGAATGTCCGCACGCGTGAGCCGCGGCGCGCCATCAGTGCCGTGATCGCCGAGGAGTCGACCCCGCCGCTCAGGAACGCCCCCACGGGCACGTCACTGACAAGCTGCCGTTCGACGGCGCGACTGAGGCGCTGGCGCAGGCTGGCGACATACTGCGCCTCACTCAGCCCGCAATCGGGCTGCGGTACCGGCGCCCAATAGCGCTCGCCACGTAGACCGCGCTGATCGCAGATCACCCGGTGGCCCGGCGCCAAGCGCTGCACCCCGCGCAGCAGCGTGTGCGGCGAGGGCACGAAGCGATAGTGAAGAAACAACTCCAGCGCAGCCGGATCAATCTCCGCCGCGACGCGCCCGGACGCCAGCAGGGCTTTGACTTCGGAGGCGAAGAGTAGAGTGTGCCCACTGGTTGTGTAGTAGAGTGGTTTCACGCCGAAATGGTCGCGCGCCAGCAGCAGCCGCCGCTGGTTCGCGTCCCACAGAGCGAAAGCGAACATGCCGTTGAAACGCAGGACGCAGTCATCGCCCCATTGCTCGTAAGCGTGCACGATGACCTCGGTATCGCTGCGGCTGCGGAACGCGTGCCCGTGCGCCTCCAGTTCGAGGCGTAGCTCTCTGAAGTTGTAGAGCTCGCCGTTGCAGACCAGCCAAACGCGCTCGTCCTCGTTGGCCATCGGCTGGTGTCCGCCGTTGAGGTCGATGATGCTCAGGCGGCGGTGCCCGAGCGCAACCGGGTCGCAGACATGGTAACCGGCGTCATCCGGCCCTCGATGCACCAGCGTCTCGGTCATGGCGCGAATCAATTCAAGATCGGGGGCCGCCGCCTCCCCATATGCAAACGCGCCCGCGATGCCGCACATCGGGATCAGCTTCGGCTGGGGGTAGTCCGCCCCGCTTCGGCCAATTTGGCAGCCGCCTGCGGTACGGCCACGGCGGCCTCGGGCGAGACGACTGCGCGATAGACCGCCAGCAACCGTTCAGCGATGCGCGGCAGCGACACCAGCTCGGCACGCGCGCGCCCCTGGGTACGGCGAGGTGGGTCGAGCACGCGTGCTAAGGCTGCGGCCACCGCCGCCGGCTCACGCTCGACGATGTGGCAGTGCGCGGTATCAGCGATGACTTGGCGCACGTCGCCGACATCGACCGAGACGATCGGCAGGTTGCACGCCATCGCCTCTTTCACCACCACCGGTCCGCCTTCCCAGTATGCGGTTACCACCAAGGCGTCGGCGGCCGCCATGTACCACGGCACCTGCTCGTACGGCACCACCGCCCGCGGCTGCGAGTGGGTACACACCAACTCGACCGGATCGGCACGGTTACGATTGAGGAGGTCAACCGCGGCCCGCGCCACGGCGAAGCATTTGCGCGGAAAAGCCGGATTGGCGGCAAAGAACACGAAGCGCCGCGCCGGCTCCCAGCCGAGGTGGGCGCGCGCGGCCGCGCGGTCGCGCGGGACAAACAGCTCGGTGTCCACGCCGCAGGGAATTACGTGTACGTCAACACGGTCGAGTACCTGCGCCATCTCTTGCGACACGGCGATCACCGCCGCGACGTGATGCGCCAGGCGGCGGTGAATCTGCACCCACAGGCGGCTCCACGCCGTGGGCCGGCCGTAGGCATCCGGCGTCCCGAGTAGATCGTCGCCGTGAAAGGTCACTACCGAAGGGCATCGCGACTGCGCCGCGGCGACGATGCCGGCGTAGCCGTAATGGGCGTGCACGACATCGTACGGCGCCCGTGCCAACAAGGCCCGCAGCCGCGGGATCGCGCGTGCGTACTTGCCGCGCTCGGCGCGATGAATCACGAACGAATCGACCGTGAGTCCGAGCCGCCGCAGCGAGCGGACTTGCAGCTGCAACCAAGGATCGAAGCCGCTCTCGTCGTGCGAGCGCGAGCCGCCGATGACCAAGACCTTCACCGGCGCTCACCCTGATCTCGGTGCGGGGAAGCCTTTCGCCCACACACGCTGTCGTAAACCTCGGCCACCTCGGCAGCCATATGGGCGGCGGAAAAGCGCGCAGCCACACGGGCGCGCGCCTGCACACCGATCGCCTGGCGGCGCCCGCCGTCGCGCAGCAAGTCGATCACGGCTGCGGCCATCGCCGTCACGTCGCCCGGCGCCACCGCCACGCCAGCGCCGGCCTCGATCAACTCGCCGGCACCGCCGACGCTGAAGGCGGCCACGGCAACTCCGGCGGCCATCGCTTCGAGCATCGCCAGCCCGAAGGTTTCGCGTTCGGAGGTCGACACCATGACATCGAATGCTGGATAGATGCGCTCGATATCCGACACGTTGCCGAGCAGATCGATCCGTTCCCTCAGCCCGGCGGCGGCAATATCGGCAACCACGGCGGCACGTTCTGAGCCGTCGCCGGCAACGACAAAGCGCGCCTGCGGCACGGCCGCCGCTACCTGTGCTGCCACCGCCACGAATTGGCGGCAGCCCTTCTCGGGCTCGAGCCGACCGACGAAGCCCACGAGGGGATCCGCGATCACATCGCCGGCGCCAAGTGCCCGGCGAGCTTCGGCGTGCGACGGCGAAGCTCCCGGCTCGAGCCCGTGATAGATGACGCGCACCTTGTCGGTGGCGACGCCGTGCGCCAGCAGCTCGTCCCGGGTGACCCGCGAGTTAGCGATGAAGCAATCCACAAAGCGGGACAATAGCCGATAGCTCAGCCGCTGGTCGAGTCGCCGCGGTGCCAGAGCGAGGTGCTCGGTCACCACCAGAGGAATGCCGCCCAGCCCCAGCGCCAGAATCGGCGCGACAGCCATGCTGGAGTGATCGTGGACGACGTCGCAGCGCAGGCGGCGGACCAGCCGGTACAGCTCCAGCGCACCCCGTGGATCGTAAGCCCGGCGCATGCCGAGCACGTGCACGGGAATACCGGCGCCAGCCAGCTCCTGCGCCACCGGCCCGCCGGTACAGAGGAAGGCTACGGACTTCTCGAAGCGCGGCGGCAGGGCCCGGATCAGCGCGACCACGTGGCGCTCCATCCCTGCCCGTGCGCCTTGCCAGAGGAGAAACAGGACGCGCCGCCGCGCCGGCTCAGGTGACGGCATCGCTTAGGTGCCGCCGGTTTCTCGCTTGCTGCGCCAGCCACTTGGCGCCGCGCACAACCGCCACCAGCGCCAGATCAACGGCACTGGCCGCTGCCAGCAGCGCGGCTGCGGCCCAACCGAGATGCCGGCGGGCATAGGTGAGCAGGTCCTGCACCGTCAGCCAGCGCAGCCACAGCCGGGGCACTTTGCGCGTGCTGGTCGAGCCGTGATGGCGAACGCGCGCCGCCGGCATGAAACACACGCGCCAGCCCGCGGCCCACAAGCGGTGACAAAGATCGTCTTCGGTGAAGTACAAGCGGTAGCGCTCGTCGTACCAGCCGACGGCTGCGAGTGCCGATCGGCGCGCGAACAGAAAGGCATCGGAGATCACGTCGACGTCCCGCAAGGCCGCGGCAGTCGGCGTCTGCGCTAGCGGCGGCTGCCGCTCCCGCCACCACAGCCACGGCTGCAGCGAGCCGAGAAGATCCCGCGCCGTTCTTCGCTTCCAGTAGTGCGGCACCTCGGTGGCACCGCCGGCGGCATCGCCGATGACGGTGCAGATCGCCGCGCCGACCTCTTGATGCTGGCGCAGCGCCGCCGCCATCGCCGCGGCGGTGTCCGGCTCCAACACCGTGTCCGGATTGAGCACCAACACGAACTCGCCGCGCGCCGCCCGCAGTGCCTGATTGTTGGCTGGGGCAAAGAAGACGTTGCCCGGGTTGCGGATCACACGACAGAACGGGAACGCCGCCGCCTGGGCGGCGCTGTCATCGACCGAAGCGTTATCCACGACGATGGCTTCCAGGTCGATCCCGCGCTGGCAGCCGACGGACTCCAAGCACTCGCCGATGGTGTCGCCGGAGTTGAAGGTGACGATGCAGACGGAAAGCGCGGGCGGCGCGGTGCTCATACGGCGGCACTCCGCAGCTCAGGCTCCGCCTCCCGGCTGACGCCCTCGCCGCTCTGCGGCGCGGCCGAGCGGCTGGCCGCCGCCTGCAGGGCCAGGTCACGGCGGAGCTCGCGCGAGCGTTGGTACTGCCGCTCGATCAACGCCATCAGCAGCGCGGCCACCATCACGTAGGGAGCATAGGCGAAGGACAGGGAACTGAGGCTGAGGAACTGCACCACGAAGCACAGGTGGCAACCGGCCAGCGCCGGCCCCATTACGCGGCCGGCGCCGTCGGGAGCCCGCGTAGCGAGCCACCAGCCCCGCTGCAGCACCAGGTAGCTGAACCAGGCGATAGCGATCAGACCCAAGGCGCCAAGTTCCACCAGCACCGTGGCCACGCCGTTCTCGCCGCCGAGCAGGGTGAATTCACCGCTGCTCATCTCCGCCGCCATCGCCAGCTCCATTGCCCGCACCTGGGTGGTGGCAAAGCCCAGGCCCCAGATGAAACTGCTCGGCTCCTGCGTCATCAGGTCCACGCGCGTGCTCAGAATCTCGAGGCGCTGTCCGAAGGTACCGCCGAGCTCGCTGAGGTCCGCAAACGTCGAAGCAAAGCGGTCGCCGAACAGCCGCAGCGCGTCGCCAACATCGCGCTTGGCCACTTGCGCCGTGAAGATGCTGAGCACCGCCAGCGCCACCGCCGCGCCGGCGATCAAGCGCGCCGCCCGCCAGCGCGGGAACTGCAGGCCGCGCCGCATCGCCCACCACAGCCACAGCGAGCCGATGATGACCGCCAGCCAGCCGTTGCGAGAGAGGTCGACCAGGATCCCGACCGCTGCCAATCCCAGCATGCCGGCCGTCACCCACTGTGCGCGCCAGCCACCCGAGAGCGTTCGTGCGAGCGAGTCGAAGAAAGTCAGAATGATCAAGGGGAACGCCGGCGAGTACGGGCGCGTGAACTCCTCGGCCGTGGGAAACTGCCCGGTCACCATGCCGCCCGACAACCACGGCGAGCCGGTGAAGAAGACCGCCACCACCACCAGCGCGGCCAGCGCGCCGGCAGCGCGGCAACCCCAGAGCACGAGCCGCAGGCGCCGCCCATCGGTAAGCGCGTAGTAGGCCACCAAGAAGACCGCGTAGAACAGGTAGCGCCGGCCGATGCGAAAACCCAGCGTCAGCGGCACCCCTTCGCGCAGGTACGAAAGCAGGATGTTGAACGCTGCCGCCGCGATGATCAGCGCCACCGGCCAGAGCAACGCGCTGCGGAAACGCTTGAGGTCGAAGCGGCCCGTCGCCAGGTCTTCAATCAGCGGTACCGCCAGCAGCACGAACGCCAGATCACTGACCTTGAAGACGCCGGGAATGCTGAACAGCTCGGGATCAATCAGCCCCAAGAAGTTCGTCTGCGCCAGAATCGCGAAGCCGATCGCGAACTCCGGGCTGAGACAGACCCCGGCGAGGATCACGATGCACAATAACAGCAAGACGGCTGATCCGGCGCGGAAGCGGCCGATGACCGCGCCCAGCGCCAGTGCTGCAACCGCTGTCAGCGTCGCCTGTACCAGCCCCCGGCGCTGGAGCAAGGCTGTCCTAGTCGCCGTCATGCCGCCGCCCCCAGCCGCGGCCGCCATACTCGTTTAAGCGCCCGCTGCACCAAGATCAGATTGTTGAGCGGCTGGCTGACGCAGAAACGACACACTGGTAGAGAGAAGCCCCAGTCGCCGAAGTGCTCGTCGGGCTCCGCCTCGCGGCCGCAGAATGCACAAGCGCCGCCAGCCGGCGCCGCTGCGCACTCCAGATCCTGCCACTGGGCGGTGCCGATGCCTTCCGGCGTGTAGGTGTCGAGCACCTCGATCGGCAGCTTCACGTTACAGAGCCGGCACAACGGTACCGCCGTCGGCGCGGTGTCCGAAGCCGCGGTCTCACCACACGCTGCCTTCTCCGGGACTAGGCGTCCGCACATGAAACAGGCCATGGTGGCGCCGATTTTGATGCCGACCGCCACGGCCAAGCCGCCCAGTCGCCGCCAGCGTGTACGCTCCGCCCGGTGTAACGCGGAGTACCAACGCGAGCCGAGGCCGAGCGACCAGGCGGGATAGATGAGATCGACGGCATCACAGAACAGCAAGGCAAAGCCGGCCCGCCGCAGCGCCGCCCCGAGCGCGGCCGGGGCTAGCGGCTCTTCGAGCAGCGCCTGGCACTGCCGGCGCCCGCGACCCAGGAGTCTGCCGACTGTGCGTTTGCCGCGGTGCACCAAGGCATCGAAGGCGAGGGCGTTGGGGACCTCGACGATCGCGACACCGCCGGGCTGCAAGCAGCGATAGGCTTCCCGCAAGGCGGCATCCGGCCCTTCAGGAAAATGCTCGACCACGCCGAGGGAGACGTAGGCGGCGACCGACTGGTCGCGTAGCGGCAGGCCGCAAACATCCGCGGCGCTGAAGGCGCTGGCGCACTCGGGGCGCGCTCGCAGCGCCCACTGCCGCGCCGCGCCTAGTGCTGCTGCTTGCCGATCGCACCCGATCACCCGCAGGCCCAGGCCGCGGAGATAGAACACGTAGCGCCCGAGGCCGCAGCCGGCCTCGATGACGATGCCGTGGCGCGGCAGGAACTTCAGCAGCACGTGACGCAAGCCATAGCAATCGGCCATCGCGATCTCGCTGGCGACGCTGTGGCCCGACCAGAAATCCCGCCACTCAGCCTCGGCGCTACCCGCGCCGGCCGCAATGTCCATTGCGCCAATCACGCCTGGCGGCAGAAGTCGGAGACGGCCGCGATCACCCGATCCTGGTCGGCATGCGCGAGGTCGGGGAACAGCGGCAGTGTCACCACCCGCTGCCAGACTTCCTCGGTAACCGGCAGTGATACGCGATAGGGTTCGTAGATGCGGTAGAGGTGGGTCGGCATGTAGTGCACGCCGGCGCTGATGCCGCGCTCGCGCAAGAAGTCGACCAAGCGATCGCGCCAAGCCGCGCGCGCCACCTTGATGACGTAGTTGTGCCAGGAGCTGTGAGCGTAAGCTTGCTCGCGGGGTAGCTCGAGAGCGTCGCTGTCTGCCAGCCCGGCCGTGTAGCGGGCTGCCAGCTCCCGCCGTCGGCCGTTGGTGCGGGCCAACTTGCGCAGCTGCACTAGACCCACTGCGGCGGCGATGTCGTTCATCTGGTACTTCAGCTCGACCTCGGTGACGTCGTACTCCCAGTTATAGACGTTGCCGGTCGAGCGCGCCCAAGTGTCGCGGCTGATACCGTGCCAGGCGAGGCGGTGCAGGCGCTCCGCCACGGCGGCGTCCTGCAAGGTAATCATGCCGCCGTCGCCGGTGGCGACGTTCTTGATCGCCTGAAAGCTGAAGCAGCCGAAGCTGCCGATGGAACCGAGCGGGCGTTGCCGGTAGCTGCCGCCGGTGGCGTGGGCACAATCCTCGATCAGCGGAATGCGCTGAGCGCGGGTGATTTCCAGCAGCTCGTCGAGGTGGCAGGCATGGCCGCCGTAGTGCATGGCCACCACGGCACGGGTTCGCGGCGTGATGCGTTTGGCCACCTCTGCCGGATCAAGATTGAGGGTGCTCGGCTCGATGTCGGCAAAGGCGGGCGTGGCCTTGGCCATCAAGATCGCGTGATTGGTGGCTACGAACGTCATCGCCGGTGTAATCACCTCGCCGCCCTCGACGCCGGCGGCGCGCAGCGCCAGATACAGTGCCGAGGTGCAGCAATTCACCGCCACCGCGTGGGGCACGCCGACTAAGGCGGCAAACTGCTTTTCAAACTCCTTAACCTTCGGGCCCGTCC comes from the Deltaproteobacteria bacterium genome and includes:
- a CDS encoding class I SAM-dependent methyltransferase, whose translation is MDIAAGAGSAEAEWRDFWSGHSVASEIAMADCYGLRHVLLKFLPRHGIVIEAGCGLGRYVFYLRGLGLRVIGCDRQAAALGAARQWALRARPECASAFSAADVCGLPLRDQSVAAYVSLGVVEHFPEGPDAALREAYRCLQPGGVAIVEVPNALAFDALVHRGKRTVGRLLGRGRRQCQALLEEPLAPAALGAALRRAGFALLFCDAVDLIYPAWSLGLGSRWYSALHRAERTRWRRLGGLAVAVGIKIGATMACFMCGRLVPEKAACGETAASDTAPTAVPLCRLCNVKLPIEVLDTYTPEGIGTAQWQDLECAAAPAGGACAFCGREAEPDEHFGDWGFSLPVCRFCVSQPLNNLILVQRALKRVWRPRLGAAA
- a CDS encoding DegT/DnrJ/EryC1/StrS family aminotransferase, with product MIPVFRPSFDHEELEALREPFATGWVGTGPKVKEFEKQFAALVGVPHAVAVNCCTSALYLALRAAGVEGGEVITPAMTFVATNHAILMAKATPAFADIEPSTLNLDPAEVAKRITPRTRAVVAMHYGGHACHLDELLEITRAQRIPLIEDCAHATGGSYRQRPLGSIGSFGCFSFQAIKNVATGDGGMITLQDAAVAERLHRLAWHGISRDTWARSTGNVYNWEYDVTEVELKYQMNDIAAAVGLVQLRKLARTNGRRRELAARYTAGLADSDALELPREQAYAHSSWHNYVIKVARAAWRDRLVDFLRERGISAGVHYMPTHLYRIYEPYRVSLPVTEEVWQRVVTLPLFPDLAHADQDRVIAAVSDFCRQA